The Leptospira paudalimensis region ATCAACGCCAATGACAATCCTATTTTGCCCAAACATTTCTAAACCTTTTTCGACAACGTTCGGATCTTCCACAGCAACAGTGCCTAAAATAAAACGTGAAACTCCGAGCCCATCATAGAATTTCATATTTTCGATAGAGCGAATTCCTCCACCTAGCTCAAGTTCGACGGAGCATTCTTCTTTAATTTTTTTGATTGTTTTTCCGTTTTCTGATTTTCCAGTTTTTGCTGCATTTAAATCCACTATATGGATGAGAGTTGCACCCTGTTTTTCAAACACTTGGATCATTTTTTCAGGGGAAGAAGAATAAACCGTTTTTTTAGCATAGTCTCCCTGTAATAGGCGGACTGCTTCATTGTCGAGTAAGTCAATTGCTGGTAATACTAACATTAGAGTTCGATAAAATTTTTAAGGATTCCAAGCCCAATTTTGTCTGATTTTTCTGGATGGAATTGAGTTCCAAAAATAGTTTCCTTTTCGACTACTGCTGGGAACGATTCTCCATAATAATGGCAGTTAGCTGTAATATCCAACCTATCTACACCAACTGGTCTATAGGAATGAATAAAATACATAAAGGATTCGTTTGGAATTCCTTTTAAAAGTTTTGTGTTCTTTTGTTTGATATCAAAGAGTTTGTTCCAACCCATATGAGGAACTTTGAGATTGGCTTTACCTTCAAACTTTCTGATTTTGCCTCTGATAAGTCCTAATCCAGGAATTGTAGAACCAACTTTATTGGTTTCATCTGAATCTTCAAATAACACTTGATAACCGATACAAATACCAAATAAATATTTTTTAGCTGCGACATGTTCTTTGATGATAGAAACAAATCCTAACTCATTTAGGTTTTGCATCGCTTTATCAAAATGTCCATCACCTGGTAAAATGATTTTATCTGCCGATTTTACTTTGTCCGGATCGTCAGTAAAAACAAAATCATCGGTGTATAAAGAAACTGCTTTTAATAAGGAATGGATATTCCCCATTCCAAAATCTAAAACTGCAATCACTCTAGCATTCCCTTTGTAGAAGGGATTTGGTCTTTGGCACCTGAATCAATCGAAATTGCTTGGCGTAATGCTTTTCCCAAGGCCTTAAATATAGATTCGTGGATGTGGTGTCTGTTTTCACCATAATGTACCACAACATGGAGGTTCATTTTTGCGTTTAGTGCTAGTTTTTGTAAAAACTCTAACGTAAGTTCGGCGTCGTAAATTCCAAACTTCCCATCTAGTGCGGGTCCAGTATATTTAAAATAAAATCTTCCACCTAAGTCAACTGCCACAGTTGTCAAAACTTCATCCATCGGAAGGGTGAAATTTCCATACCGAAAGATTCCTTTTTTGTCCCCGAGTTGGTTATGGATCATTTGTCCAAGTAAAATGGCTGTGTCTTCCACGGAATGGTGGCAATCAATACCAATGTCCCCACGAAGTTTTAAGTCCATGTCAATGAGACCGTGTTTGGCTATATGCGAGAGCATATGCTCAAAAAAAGGGATTTCTGTATCGAATGAATAAACACCACTGCCTCGGAGGTTTAGGTCCAAGCGGATGTCCGTTTCGGATGTTTTTCTGGATTCCACCATATTCCTAAGCATGTTTGGTAGAAAACCCTGATGTCAAGAGAGAATGTAAACGATTTAGGATGCGAGGCTCAAAACACCTACCAAATTATAACCAATAAATACCCAAAA contains the following coding sequences:
- the hisA gene encoding 1-(5-phosphoribosyl)-5-[(5-phosphoribosylamino)methylideneamino]imidazole-4-carboxamide isomerase, with the translated sequence MLVLPAIDLLDNEAVRLLQGDYAKKTVYSSSPEKMIQVFEKQGATLIHIVDLNAAKTGKSENGKTIKKIKEECSVELELGGGIRSIENMKFYDGLGVSRFILGTVAVEDPNVVEKGLEMFGQNRIVIGVDAKNGYVRTKGWETNSGILYKDFLKTMYGMGVRHVIFTDISKDGMMEGPNTDVYIELLNEFPDLQLVASGGVSKTEDLVTLFERTNGKLFGAITGKAIYEGKLDLKESIRILNQKREK
- the hisH gene encoding imidazole glycerol phosphate synthase subunit HisH; this translates as MIAVLDFGMGNIHSLLKAVSLYTDDFVFTDDPDKVKSADKIILPGDGHFDKAMQNLNELGFVSIIKEHVAAKKYLFGICIGYQVLFEDSDETNKVGSTIPGLGLIRGKIRKFEGKANLKVPHMGWNKLFDIKQKNTKLLKGIPNESFMYFIHSYRPVGVDRLDITANCHYYGESFPAVVEKETIFGTQFHPEKSDKIGLGILKNFIEL
- the hisB gene encoding imidazoleglycerol-phosphate dehydratase HisB — translated: MVESRKTSETDIRLDLNLRGSGVYSFDTEIPFFEHMLSHIAKHGLIDMDLKLRGDIGIDCHHSVEDTAILLGQMIHNQLGDKKGIFRYGNFTLPMDEVLTTVAVDLGGRFYFKYTGPALDGKFGIYDAELTLEFLQKLALNAKMNLHVVVHYGENRHHIHESIFKALGKALRQAISIDSGAKDQIPSTKGMLE